One part of the Candidatus Bathyarchaeota archaeon genome encodes these proteins:
- a CDS encoding 50S ribosomal protein L35ae — MQISVNYWSTASRNTSLRRKIFNQKFMPLTNYRFFLSKNKQEVPLRDRRFLKMPFILVYILSQKVYGTITNYRIGPKSQASKVCLIEFEGVDSAGSAGKLIGQKVKWRNESTSLLGRVTGLHGRNGVVKVTFKHGVPGQAIGTAVEIIS, encoded by the coding sequence GTGCAAATCTCAGTGAACTACTGGAGTACAGCCTCAAGAAACACAAGTCTTAGAAGAAAGATTTTCAACCAAAAGTTCATGCCCCTAACTAACTACAGGTTTTTTCTATCGAAGAATAAGCAAGAAGTACCTTTAAGAGATAGAAGGTTCCTTAAGATGCCGTTTATACTGGTGTATATTTTGTCTCAGAAAGTTTATGGAACAATAACAAATTATCGGATCGGACCTAAATCGCAGGCTTCAAAAGTATGCCTAATCGAATTCGAAGGCGTTGACTCTGCCGGGTCAGCTGGTAAACTGATAGGGCAAAAGGTTAAGTGGAGAAACGAATCAACATCGCTTTTAGGGAGAGTTACGGGTCTGCATGGCAGAAACGGAGTGGTTAAAGTAACATTCAAACATGGCGTTCCCGGTCAAGCAATAGGAACAGCTGTTGAAATTATAAGTTAG
- a CDS encoding DUF4177 domain-containing protein, with the protein MYEYKVVYWEDETGDFFIGTSVKSKFQQEINELSQEGWVVKFSNLAALPPTNAEKRRISVYAMLEREKIPAPFRERSKK; encoded by the coding sequence ATGTACGAATACAAAGTGGTTTATTGGGAGGATGAAACAGGGGACTTTTTTATTGGAACATCCGTAAAATCGAAGTTCCAACAGGAAATAAATGAATTGTCACAAGAGGGCTGGGTTGTAAAATTCTCTAACCTAGCCGCATTACCCCCTACGAATGCTGAAAAAAGAAGAATTAGCGTCTACGCCATGCTTGAGAGAGAAAAAATTCCCGCCCCCTTTAGAGAACGCTCTAAAAAATAG